The genome window GACCGATTGACCTCCTTGAGCAATGGATCAAGTACCTGGGGCAGATATTGCAGGTAGGGGATATGGGCATGGCAATCGGTGCAATTCTTTTCCGGATAAACATGAATGGTGTAAAACCCCAGTTCTTTAGCCGTACGCAGGTTTGCGACATTATCGTCCAGGTAGATGCATTCCTCCGCACGAAGATTCCCCGCTTTTTCCAATGCTTTTTGAAAGGCTTCCGGCAAAGGTTTGCAGTAGGGCAACATATCCATGATGTCAATGATTTGTTCGAAGATCCCATTTAACTCCAGAATGTTCAGCACTCGCAAGGCATGATTTCGATCGGCATTTGTCAGGATGATTTTGCGGAGAGGATACCGTTCGAGAAGGGCACGGAGTTCGGGAGT of Anaerolinea thermophila UNI-1 contains these proteins:
- a CDS encoding pyrimidine 5'-nucleotidase, producing MTFTTLFIDLDDTIYPPEKGVWDAIGEKINKYMETRVGIDASEVPVLRENLYRTYGTTLRGLMLTRGIDPADYLEFVHDIPLREFLHPTPELRALLERYPLRKIILTNADRNHALRVLNILELNGIFEQIIDIMDMLPYCKPLPEAFQKALEKAGNLRAEECIYLDDNVANLRTAKELGFYTIHVYPEKNCTDCHAHIPYLQYLPQVLDPLLKEVNRS